The following DNA comes from Moritella sp. 24.
GGTCATATTAGTTGCCATATAGCCAGGAGCCAAAGTATTAACGGTTATATTCGCTCGACCTAGTTCACGCGCCAAAGATTTGGTAAATCCGCCTAATGCAGATTTAGTTGCGCCATAAACACTTAAACCATTAAAGCCTGTTGAACCAATAATTGAGCCCACATTAACAATCCGCCCCTCTCGATTTAAAAGCATTGATCTTGAAACATATTTAGCTAATAAGATAGGAGCTTCGACATTGACTTTAATTAGCTCAGAGATACTTTTCTCGTGCATCGTAGCTAAAACGCCATCATGTCCCAATGCTGCATTATTAATTAATGCGTAAGGTCGACCATATGTTTTAACAATATCTTTAACCAAGGCTGAAATACCTTCAGTATTGGAAAAATCAAATGAATGAAAAAATACAGAACTAGGATTACTTGACATCAAGTGAAGGTAATCTTCAGAGTTCGTCCGACTCACACCAACAACGAGGTACCCAGCGTTCACTAATTGTGAGCTAATTGCAAACCCTAAACCTTTTGTAGCACCAGAAACTATTACAATTTTACTCATTTATTTTCTCACTATTTTTCCAGATTCATTGACAGCAATGTTATCAACAAACTTAATCATGGCGGGTACTTTGAAAGAGACTAACTCGCTCTTACAAAACAT
Coding sequences within:
- a CDS encoding SDR family NAD(P)-dependent oxidoreductase; its protein translation is MSKIVIVSGATKGLGFAISSQLVNAGYLVVGVSRTNSEDYLHLMSSNPSSVFFHSFDFSNTEGISALVKDIVKTYGRPYALINNAALGHDGVLATMHEKSISELIKVNVEAPILLAKYVSRSMLLNREGRIVNVGSIIGSTGFNGLSVYGATKSALGGFTKSLARELGRANITVNTLAPGYMATNMTQGLQGDKLASITRRSPLGRLAHVNDAAQATIFLLSEGASSMTGSTITVDAGSTA